The following proteins are encoded in a genomic region of Candidatus Goldiibacteriota bacterium:
- a CDS encoding DUF3106 domain-containing protein — protein sequence MKKLIPVFFLCVVVLIPVLLQAEEEPQEDYSAMFDITSVSPAMMTYESLAIIWESMDNGQKKKTTKMLKEKWTLMSNDEKSAFIGEITKWWNALSDKEQEKVITKTKKRWHKLSVDEKQDIIGNIKEWWTGIGGEEQKIVMMKVQDKWAKMSNSAKKKTVGYVETLWNSMSEEEKQRAVFTAKNWWMLLPFEAKEEVVLMAQNKWAALPDDDKTVLKEKAKYWWNGLSEEERQRLIADSMMKWQEILKKIK from the coding sequence ATGAAAAAACTTATACCGGTGTTTTTTCTGTGTGTAGTTGTTTTAATTCCTGTTTTATTGCAGGCTGAAGAAGAACCGCAGGAAGACTATTCCGCCATGTTTGACATCACATCCGTAAGCCCCGCTATGATGACATATGAAAGCCTTGCTATAATTTGGGAAAGCATGGACAATGGGCAGAAAAAGAAAACCACAAAGATGCTTAAAGAAAAATGGACATTAATGAGCAATGATGAAAAATCCGCGTTCATCGGGGAGATAACAAAGTGGTGGAACGCCCTTTCCGACAAAGAGCAGGAGAAAGTTATAACAAAGACGAAAAAAAGGTGGCATAAGCTCTCCGTAGATGAAAAGCAGGATATTATAGGCAATATTAAAGAGTGGTGGACGGGAATAGGCGGGGAAGAACAGAAAATAGTAATGATGAAAGTTCAGGATAAATGGGCAAAGATGTCCAATTCTGCCAAGAAGAAAACAGTGGGATACGTGGAAACTTTATGGAATTCAATGTCTGAAGAGGAAAAACAAAGAGCCGTTTTTACCGCGAAGAACTGGTGGATGCTGCTGCCGTTTGAAGCGAAAGAAGAAGTTGTCCTTATGGCGCAGAACAAGTGGGCGGCTCTGCCGGATGATGATAAAACGGTACTTAAAGAAAAAGCCAAATACTGGTGGAACGGCCTGTCCGAAGAAGAGCGCCAGCGCCTTATAGCTGATTCTATGATGAAATGGCAGGAGATATTAAAAAAGATAAAGTGA
- a CDS encoding DUF1232 domain-containing protein, with protein MKNTGIFKFGNDIKTVFKSIVDRRTPWYVKAAGIIGIAYIIFPFDFLHDYIPVLGWTDDITAAGLILWFIIALIPKEVLEDNKVKKDENAAVIEVKKLDDK; from the coding sequence ATGAAAAATACGGGAATATTCAAGTTTGGCAATGATATTAAGACGGTATTTAAGTCTATAGTAGACAGGCGTACTCCGTGGTATGTGAAAGCTGCCGGTATTATAGGCATAGCATATATTATCTTTCCTTTTGATTTTTTACATGATTATATCCCGGTGCTTGGGTGGACAGATGATATTACGGCGGCAGGGTTGATATTGTGGTTTATAATCGCGCTTATCCCCAAGGAAGTGCTTGAGGATAATAAGGTTAAAAAAGATGAAAATGCCGCAGTTATAGAAGTAAAGAAGCTTGACGATAAATGA